A window from Roseburia sp. 499 encodes these proteins:
- a CDS encoding ABC transporter ATP-binding protein, translating to MAEKTYSLWNHIRYFMRYFHKYEGYGIYPVAVLYIFCSVMNPFLGMAFASAAVKRLTMENVTKALIFIVGYVLLLQAVEMGEVLGSEKVYGKFFLFRIDFAVEYEKHCLEMDYQAMESDEGQKKQQAGLRNIWAGNNVGMEAVLRNVPILIKNVLGLILYGILVGGQNIYILLYLFLTAFLVCGLTWKNGKRHMRLLKEEHKYEKKQTYLFREIVNPKNGKDIHMYHAEGWFLDSLKKIHGQIMAVIHRIRMGYFGVDVCQVLLAVLRDGLAYGYFIYQMQQGNITVAQLLLYLGVVAGFSNWMEQIFNCIHEMIENKPVLDNYRDFMEYGTEKEDGKESKVQEGIPHEVRLEHVSFTYPGNETPAIDDISLTISSEEKLALVGMNGAGKSTLIKLICGLYKPQKGKIYLDGVDIETIPKETYFKEFAVVFQEVFSFAFSLEENVSCQTKEEQDEHRIRECLEQAELLERVERMPAKAKTILGKELSQEGVVLSGGEMQKLMLARALYKDAPIVILDEPTAALDPITESKMYEKYYSFTEEKMSIFISHRLSSTRFCNRILFLQDGKIKEEGTHESLMEQKGAYAQMFQVQAHYYQEQEAQA from the coding sequence AATCCATTCTTAGGAATGGCATTTGCCAGTGCAGCAGTAAAACGGCTTACGATGGAGAATGTGACAAAAGCGCTGATTTTTATTGTAGGATATGTGTTGTTGCTTCAGGCAGTAGAAATGGGAGAGGTACTTGGGAGTGAAAAGGTATACGGAAAGTTCTTTTTATTCCGCATTGACTTTGCAGTGGAATATGAGAAACATTGTCTAGAAATGGATTATCAGGCCATGGAAAGTGATGAGGGACAGAAAAAGCAACAGGCAGGACTAAGGAATATCTGGGCTGGAAACAATGTGGGAATGGAGGCAGTACTGAGGAATGTTCCTATACTAATTAAAAACGTCCTGGGGCTGATTTTATATGGAATTCTGGTAGGGGGACAGAATATTTATATTTTGTTATATCTGTTTTTAACGGCATTTTTAGTGTGTGGACTGACCTGGAAAAATGGAAAACGTCACATGAGACTTTTGAAAGAAGAGCATAAATATGAGAAAAAGCAGACATATCTTTTTCGGGAAATTGTAAATCCCAAAAATGGAAAAGATATTCATATGTATCATGCGGAAGGGTGGTTTTTGGATTCGCTGAAAAAGATACATGGACAGATTATGGCAGTGATTCACAGAATACGAATGGGTTATTTTGGAGTGGACGTGTGTCAGGTACTATTAGCAGTTTTAAGAGATGGTCTGGCTTATGGATATTTTATTTATCAGATGCAACAGGGAAACATAACAGTAGCACAGTTACTATTATATCTTGGTGTGGTAGCGGGATTTTCTAATTGGATGGAACAGATATTTAATTGCATTCACGAAATGATTGAAAATAAACCGGTACTGGATAATTATCGTGATTTTATGGAATATGGAACAGAAAAGGAAGATGGGAAAGAGAGTAAAGTACAGGAAGGAATTCCGCATGAAGTTCGGTTGGAACATGTAAGCTTTACCTATCCGGGGAATGAAACACCGGCAATAGATGATATCAGCCTTACAATCTCCTCAGAGGAAAAACTGGCGCTGGTGGGAATGAACGGTGCAGGAAAGAGTACACTGATAAAATTAATCTGCGGACTCTACAAACCACAAAAAGGAAAAATATATCTGGATGGGGTTGATATTGAAACGATTCCAAAAGAAACCTATTTTAAAGAGTTTGCAGTGGTATTTCAGGAGGTCTTTTCCTTTGCGTTTTCACTGGAGGAAAATGTAAGCTGTCAGACAAAAGAGGAACAAGATGAACACAGAATAAGAGAGTGTTTAGAACAGGCAGAATTACTGGAAAGAGTAGAACGTATGCCGGCAAAGGCAAAAACAATTCTGGGAAAAGAACTGAGTCAAGAAGGAGTTGTGTTATCCGGTGGAGAAATGCAGAAATTAATGCTTGCAAGAGCTCTTTACAAGGATGCGCCCATTGTAATCTTAGATGAACCTACAGCCGCTTTAGATCCTATTACGGAGAGTAAAATGTATGAGAAATATTATTCATTTACAGAAGAGAAAATGAGCATTTTTATTTCTCACCGTTTAAGTTCTACACGGTTTTGCAACAGAATACTGTTTTTGCAGGATGGAAAAATTAAAGAGGAAGGAACTCATGAAAGTCTGATGGAACAAAAGGGCGCGTATGCACAAATGTTTCAGGTACAGGCACATTATTATCAGGAACAGGAGGCGCAGGCATGA